The Actinocatenispora sera genome has a window encoding:
- a CDS encoding class I SAM-dependent methyltransferase, with translation MPTGYSFDNAGAAGARQLDQLSEAFDGHTTSVLTEYGVGRGWRCLDIGAGAGSIAGWLADRVGPEGHVTATDVDPRYLTERDNLTVLRHDVGRDPVPAGEYDLIHARMVFVHLPNRHEVLARLVSALRPGGLIVLSDCDCRERDPVLAVPDPADAETFELFNDIIRSLGRRNGADLGWTRYAYAAMRTAGLAPERTVVFGRSWPGGSAGCGLYQALAYQIEPTLRADGMTGEQLATLHRLLDDPGFVLSAWLMHTTVGRRPGAAAGTDPGRGAG, from the coding sequence ATGCCTACCGGATACAGCTTCGACAACGCCGGCGCGGCCGGCGCACGACAGCTCGATCAGCTCAGCGAGGCGTTCGACGGCCACACCACGTCCGTCCTCACCGAGTACGGGGTGGGCCGCGGCTGGCGGTGCCTGGACATCGGGGCCGGCGCGGGCTCGATCGCCGGCTGGCTGGCCGACCGGGTCGGCCCGGAGGGGCACGTCACCGCCACCGACGTCGATCCGCGGTACCTCACCGAGCGCGACAACCTGACGGTGCTCCGGCACGATGTCGGCCGCGACCCGGTACCGGCGGGCGAGTACGACCTGATCCACGCCCGGATGGTGTTCGTGCACCTGCCGAACCGGCACGAGGTGCTGGCCCGGCTGGTCTCCGCGCTTCGCCCGGGCGGGCTGATCGTGCTGTCGGACTGCGACTGCCGCGAGCGCGACCCCGTCCTCGCGGTGCCGGATCCGGCCGATGCCGAGACGTTCGAGCTGTTCAACGACATCATCCGGAGCCTCGGCCGGCGCAACGGCGCGGATCTCGGCTGGACCAGGTACGCCTACGCGGCGATGCGCACCGCGGGCCTGGCGCCCGAGCGGACCGTCGTGTTCGGCCGGTCGTGGCCCGGCGGCAGCGCCGGATGCGGCCTGTACCAGGCGTTGGCGTACCAGATCGAGCCGACGCTGCGGGCCGACGGGATGACCGGCGAGCAGCTGGCCACGCTGCACCGGCTGCTCGACGATCCCGGCTTCGTCCTCTCCGCCTGGCTGATGCACACCACGGTGGGGCGGCGTCCCGGCGCGGCCGCGGGGACCGACCCGGGCCGGGGTGCGGGCTGA
- the paaE gene encoding 1,2-phenylacetyl-CoA epoxidase subunit PaaE, with amino-acid sequence MAVTLRRPTRRRPEFHKLAVARLERLTEDAYLLGFTVPAELRDTFAFRPGQHLTVRHLVDGDDARRSYSICSTPERLATDGELQVGVKLIADGVFSRYVSEELAVGDRLEVLPPLGHFTTDLAPERSRHYAAIVAGSGVTPVLSLVSTALSVEPESRFTVLYGNRFVRSVMFVDELADLKDRYPDRLQLVHVLSQEPGGSELLSGRLDPDRIGRLLATLVDPSTVDEWFLCGPYGMVVGAQRVLAEAGVDERSVHTELFHVSAEPPATPSAAPVPAGEAQVTITLDGRSSTFGMAYDERILDKALEVRGELPYSCRGGVCSTCRARVTGGEVRMARNFALEPDELAAGYVLTCQSSPATEHVEVDYDG; translated from the coding sequence ATGGCGGTCACGCTGCGGCGGCCGACGCGCCGTCGCCCGGAGTTCCACAAGCTGGCCGTGGCCCGGCTCGAGCGGCTGACCGAGGACGCCTACCTGCTCGGGTTCACGGTACCGGCGGAACTTCGCGACACGTTCGCGTTCCGGCCCGGCCAGCACCTGACCGTGCGCCACCTGGTGGACGGCGACGACGCACGCCGGTCGTACTCGATCTGCTCCACGCCCGAGCGGCTCGCCACCGACGGCGAGCTGCAGGTGGGGGTGAAGCTGATCGCGGACGGGGTCTTCTCCCGGTACGTGTCCGAGGAACTCGCCGTCGGCGACCGGCTCGAGGTGCTCCCGCCGCTGGGCCACTTCACCACCGACCTCGCTCCGGAGCGGTCCCGGCACTACGCGGCGATCGTCGCCGGCAGCGGCGTGACACCCGTGCTGTCGCTGGTGTCGACGGCGCTGTCGGTGGAGCCGGAGAGCCGGTTCACCGTGCTGTACGGCAACCGGTTCGTGCGCTCGGTGATGTTCGTCGACGAGCTGGCCGACCTCAAGGACCGTTACCCCGACCGGCTGCAGCTGGTACACGTGCTGTCCCAGGAGCCGGGCGGCTCGGAGTTGCTCTCCGGACGGCTGGACCCGGACCGGATCGGCCGGCTGCTAGCCACGCTGGTCGATCCGTCCACAGTGGACGAGTGGTTCCTGTGCGGCCCCTACGGCATGGTGGTCGGCGCGCAGCGGGTGCTGGCGGAGGCCGGGGTCGACGAGCGCTCGGTGCACACCGAGCTGTTCCACGTCAGCGCCGAACCGCCCGCCACGCCGTCCGCCGCGCCGGTACCGGCGGGGGAGGCCCAGGTGACCATCACCCTGGACGGCCGGTCCAGCACGTTCGGGATGGCCTACGACGAGCGGATCCTGGACAAGGCCCTCGAGGTACGGGGTGAATTGCCGTACTCGTGTCGCGGTGGGGTCTGCTCCACCTGCCGGGCGAGGGTCACCGGTGGCGAGGTCCGGATGGCCCGCAACTTCGCCCTGGAACCCGACGAGCTGGCCGCCGGCTACGTGCTGACCTGCCAGTCCAGCCCGGCCACCGAGCACGTCGAGGTCGACTACGACGGTTGA
- a CDS encoding monodechloroaminopyrrolnitrin synthase PrnB family protein, which produces MSGPGNHRDSRLVRALDPLDADETYRRLPEMNAAADVPALVGALRRLAANAAAAPDGTPYECRAAMRDLGLLLGSIKRHGVEPVTAVPEVEPVLLRLAARGDVVPRDTVHHYSVWNPYGERQRSYTGSSQESALIDSVRLSLPRLSQAVELCDPLARAELTDPEFLTAMGSFRAHLASLDEAIELVNGRVTPAFFANELRPYFDEVTIDGRVWRGGAGAGLPMPLLDLALWAADHDPDDDDSAGYAEFWAGGVPYALPEWRRRYAELAGGPSLVARVTAALDEAGDGPMDDRLWAAATAVEQSLRALLSFRAKHFTVARQSYQEDVRLFSVGSSGGSVELLASIVRLTRDNARVVRPRRSARSDPERLSRA; this is translated from the coding sequence ATGTCCGGGCCGGGCAACCATCGCGACAGCAGGCTGGTGCGCGCGCTCGATCCGCTCGACGCCGACGAGACGTACCGCCGGCTGCCCGAGATGAACGCCGCCGCCGACGTGCCCGCGTTGGTCGGTGCGCTGCGCCGGCTGGCCGCCAACGCCGCGGCGGCGCCCGACGGCACACCGTACGAGTGCCGCGCGGCCATGCGCGATCTCGGCCTGCTGCTCGGTTCGATCAAGCGGCACGGCGTGGAGCCGGTGACGGCGGTACCGGAGGTCGAACCGGTGCTGCTACGCCTCGCCGCCCGCGGCGACGTGGTGCCGCGCGACACCGTGCATCACTACAGCGTCTGGAACCCGTACGGCGAGCGGCAGCGAAGCTACACCGGATCGTCGCAGGAGAGCGCGCTGATCGACTCGGTCCGGCTCAGCCTGCCCCGGCTGTCGCAGGCGGTCGAGCTGTGCGATCCGCTCGCCCGGGCCGAGCTGACCGATCCGGAGTTCCTCACCGCGATGGGCAGCTTCCGCGCCCACCTGGCCTCGCTGGACGAGGCGATCGAGCTGGTGAACGGCCGGGTGACGCCGGCGTTCTTCGCGAACGAGCTGCGGCCGTACTTCGACGAGGTGACCATCGACGGCCGGGTCTGGCGCGGCGGAGCCGGCGCCGGGCTGCCGATGCCGCTGCTGGACCTGGCGCTGTGGGCCGCCGACCACGATCCGGACGACGACGACTCCGCCGGCTACGCGGAGTTCTGGGCCGGCGGGGTCCCGTACGCCCTGCCGGAGTGGCGGCGCCGGTACGCCGAGCTGGCCGGGGGCCCGTCGCTCGTCGCGCGGGTGACCGCGGCCCTGGACGAGGCCGGCGACGGCCCGATGGACGACCGGCTGTGGGCCGCCGCCACCGCGGTCGAGCAGTCGCTGCGCGCGCTGCTGTCGTTTCGGGCCAAGCACTTCACCGTCGCCCGCCAGTCCTACCAGGAGGACGTCCGGCTGTTTTCGGTGGGCAGCAGCGGCGGCAGCGTGGAGCTACTGGCCAGCATCGTGCGACTCACCCGGGACAACGCCCGGGTGGTGCGGCCGCGGCGTAGCGCACGCTCCGATCCGGAGCGGCTGTCTCGTGCCTGA
- the paaD gene encoding 1,2-phenylacetyl-CoA epoxidase subunit PaaD, whose amino-acid sequence MVTEAAARAAVAAVADPELPVVTIDDLGILRTVSVEADRVRVAITPTYSGCPAMDVIRSDIRSRLAEIGVSDVEVETQLAPPWTTDAISPAGRAKLDAAGIAPPGPRGQAPVAVRLSVRCPHCASPDTEELSRYSSTACKALWRCRACGEPFDRIKEH is encoded by the coding sequence ATGGTGACCGAGGCGGCGGCCCGGGCCGCGGTCGCCGCGGTCGCCGACCCGGAGCTGCCGGTGGTGACGATCGACGACCTGGGCATCCTGCGTACCGTGTCGGTCGAGGCCGACCGGGTCCGGGTCGCGATCACCCCGACGTACTCGGGCTGCCCGGCCATGGACGTGATCCGGTCCGACATCCGGTCCCGGCTCGCCGAGATCGGGGTGTCCGACGTGGAGGTCGAGACGCAGCTGGCGCCGCCGTGGACGACCGACGCCATCAGCCCGGCCGGCCGGGCGAAGCTCGACGCGGCCGGGATCGCGCCACCAGGCCCCCGCGGGCAGGCTCCCGTCGCGGTACGGCTGTCGGTGCGGTGCCCGCACTGCGCGTCCCCCGACACCGAGGAGCTGTCCCGCTACTCGTCGACCGCCTGCAAGGCGCTGTGGCGGTGCCGGGCCTGCGGCGAACCGTTCGACCGGATCAAGGAGCACTGA
- a CDS encoding sensor histidine kinase translates to MARLRDARIRTKLGLILIVPITALIGVAAVQLVGTGQDVLQARQAIRQARLADDATALTTQLQTERTLAAALLTTPKQKQGAAARAYREQIAKADRQLREYRAARAGVDSSERNLTDLLGRIDTQLDELDPLRRSIEKRDIIPLSTAVFSYRSLIADLLAYRQTLANVAGSDEAANLARGASAMASHTEMTSQEQEVGIVMLAGGSDVTSAQHESFQANLEGQAEALRAFRDAVDGDHVTAMERTIAGRGVGANTDTPLPGDRHALTTAQTQNDIIAAQRYEGDLSRASAGGTGTISGDVGTAQWTRTMGTRVALSGLVETRLREEFRALVQQQENDLLRQLVAESAAVSLMVLVAIAIALLTARSMARSLHRLEAGALSVAYQELPDTVARLRDPGTLGTLTADDLAAGVQDVVARPSQDEIGQVSEAFNVVHRETVRIAAEQATLRSSVSTMFVNLARRSQLLVDRLIRRIDQMEQGEQNPDRLGQLFHLDHLATQMRRNDENLLVLVGVDVSRARRESAALGDVLRAAQSQVEQYTRIELGVVDMGVDVAGRAVNDLVHLIAELLDNATSFSPPDTIVTAEACWIGNRVYVTITDAGAGIRADRLTELNRRLADPPSVDASLSRNMGLAVVGRLARHIGATVELRSALPGTLAEVVIPQDILESPGYRSVPDPTSARRRVETPQTVRAAAPARPSIGLPPHPATAAAAEPPSRPAGSAWFQIASTSRPEQASGVPDGSRDEAPPPRASATGRWESPADDGWRLAAASSRLAGHGTTGGLPRRDPQAQLVPGSVTRAPAPVRRQRSAEEVRGTLSSYHRGLQRARIGELYQPGEPE, encoded by the coding sequence GTGGCCCGCCTTCGTGATGCACGAATCCGGACCAAGCTCGGGCTGATCCTGATCGTGCCGATCACCGCGCTGATCGGGGTCGCCGCCGTCCAGCTGGTCGGTACCGGCCAGGACGTGCTGCAGGCCCGGCAGGCGATCCGGCAAGCCCGGCTCGCCGACGACGCCACCGCGTTGACCACCCAGCTGCAGACCGAACGGACGCTGGCCGCGGCCCTGCTCACCACGCCGAAGCAGAAGCAGGGCGCCGCCGCTCGCGCGTACCGGGAGCAGATCGCCAAGGCCGACAGGCAGCTGCGGGAGTACCGCGCGGCGCGCGCCGGGGTGGACAGCTCGGAGCGCAACCTCACCGATCTGCTGGGCCGCATCGACACCCAGCTCGACGAGCTCGATCCGCTGCGCCGGTCGATCGAGAAGCGCGACATCATCCCGCTGTCCACCGCGGTGTTCAGCTACCGCAGCCTGATCGCCGACCTGCTGGCGTACCGGCAGACGCTGGCCAACGTGGCCGGTTCGGACGAGGCGGCCAACCTGGCCCGTGGCGCCAGCGCGATGGCTTCGCACACCGAGATGACCTCGCAGGAGCAGGAGGTCGGGATCGTCATGCTGGCCGGTGGCTCCGACGTGACCTCCGCCCAGCACGAGTCGTTCCAGGCCAACCTGGAGGGGCAGGCCGAGGCGCTGCGCGCGTTCCGCGACGCCGTGGACGGCGACCACGTCACCGCGATGGAGCGAACGATCGCCGGCCGCGGGGTCGGGGCGAACACCGACACGCCCCTGCCCGGCGACCGGCACGCCCTGACCACGGCGCAGACCCAGAACGACATCATCGCCGCCCAGCGGTACGAGGGTGACCTGAGCCGGGCGAGCGCCGGCGGCACCGGCACGATCTCCGGCGACGTCGGTACCGCGCAGTGGACCAGGACGATGGGTACCCGGGTGGCGCTCAGCGGCCTGGTCGAAACCCGGCTCCGCGAAGAGTTCCGCGCCCTCGTCCAGCAGCAGGAGAACGACCTGCTCCGCCAGCTCGTCGCCGAGTCGGCGGCGGTGTCGCTGATGGTGTTGGTGGCGATCGCGATCGCGTTGCTGACCGCGCGTTCCATGGCCAGGTCGCTGCACCGGTTGGAGGCCGGTGCGCTGTCCGTGGCGTACCAGGAGCTGCCCGATACGGTGGCCCGGCTCCGCGACCCGGGCACGCTCGGCACGCTCACCGCCGACGACCTCGCCGCCGGCGTCCAGGACGTGGTGGCCAGACCCAGCCAGGACGAGATCGGCCAGGTGTCCGAGGCGTTCAACGTCGTGCACCGGGAGACGGTCCGGATCGCGGCGGAGCAGGCCACGCTGCGCAGCAGCGTGTCGACGATGTTCGTCAACCTCGCCCGCCGTTCGCAGCTGCTGGTCGACCGGCTGATCCGGCGCATCGACCAGATGGAGCAGGGCGAGCAGAACCCGGACCGGCTCGGTCAGCTGTTCCACCTCGACCACCTGGCCACCCAGATGCGGCGCAACGACGAGAACCTGCTGGTCCTGGTCGGGGTCGACGTGAGCCGGGCCCGTCGCGAGTCGGCGGCGCTGGGCGACGTGCTGCGCGCCGCGCAGTCCCAGGTGGAGCAGTACACGCGGATCGAGCTCGGCGTCGTCGACATGGGCGTGGACGTCGCCGGTCGCGCGGTCAACGACCTGGTCCACCTCATCGCCGAGCTGCTGGACAACGCGACCTCGTTCTCGCCGCCGGACACCATCGTCACGGCCGAGGCGTGCTGGATCGGCAACCGGGTCTACGTCACGATCACCGACGCCGGTGCCGGGATCCGCGCCGATCGGCTGACCGAGCTGAACCGGCGGTTGGCCGACCCGCCGTCGGTGGACGCGTCGCTGTCCCGGAACATGGGTCTCGCCGTGGTGGGCCGGTTGGCCAGGCACATCGGCGCGACCGTCGAGCTGCGCTCGGCGCTGCCCGGCACCCTGGCCGAGGTGGTCATCCCGCAGGACATCCTGGAGTCGCCCGGGTACCGGTCGGTGCCCGACCCGACGTCGGCACGGCGCCGGGTCGAGACGCCGCAGACCGTACGGGCCGCGGCGCCGGCACGGCCGTCCATCGGGCTGCCGCCCCACCCGGCCACGGCAGCGGCGGCCGAGCCGCCGTCGCGTCCGGCCGGGTCCGCCTGGTTCCAGATCGCCTCGACGTCCCGGCCCGAGCAGGCGTCCGGCGTACCGGACGGGTCCCGCGACGAGGCACCGCCGCCGCGCGCCTCGGCGACCGGTCGCTGGGAGTCGCCGGCGGACGACGGGTGGCGGCTCGCCGCGGCTTCCTCGCGCCTGGCCGGCCACGGCACCACCGGCGGTCTGCCCCGGCGGGATCCGCAGGCGCAACTGGTACCCGGCAGCGTCACCCGCGCGCCGGCTCCGGTGCGGCGGCAACGGTCGGCCGAGGAGGTCCGGGGCACGCTGTCGTCCTACCACCGCGGCCTGCAGCGGGCGCGGATCGGCGAGCTCTACCAGCCCGGCGAACCGGAGTGA
- a CDS encoding AMP-dependent synthetase/ligase gives MREYHTPAVAAASGLSSMADPVYRNAIEHPSAVAFAPSDGPGRVTATEFADRVTAVGKGLIAAGIRAGDRVGLLSATRYEWTVCDYALWSIGAVSVPVYDTASVEQVAWILRDSGAGWCLVGGADEARVVETATRTIGGPPPVVLRLDGGALDRLAERAADVDDEAFAQRRKVPPESVATIIYTSGTTGPAKGVAITHDNFLSNLDGFLDRLGPVFAPGGAIVLFLPLAHIFTRTMQCAAVLRQVRVTHLPRTAELAAGLAAVRPTVLPLVPRYMEKLRDAAPGGDAVAALGGRCGAIVVGGAPHDEQLGHFYRSAGIAVYEGYGLTEVAGPATINGPDASRPGSVGRPLPGVSVRIAADGEVLVRGDCVFGGYHRNPAATAGALVDGWLHTGDIGVLDDDGFLSITGRKKDLVITAGGKNVDVTTLESRLRAHPLISQAVVVGDRRPFVSCLVALDPAVLRERNRADGPLDRDPVLRAEIQAAVTEANRAVSRPESIRAFRILDGELTVSGGELTASLKIRRETVNARYREEIDAMYRPDS, from the coding sequence ATGCGCGAGTACCACACGCCCGCGGTGGCGGCGGCGAGCGGCCTGTCCAGCATGGCCGATCCGGTGTACCGCAACGCCATCGAGCATCCGAGCGCGGTCGCGTTCGCGCCGTCCGACGGCCCCGGCCGGGTGACCGCGACCGAGTTCGCCGACCGGGTGACCGCCGTCGGCAAGGGCCTGATCGCCGCGGGCATCCGCGCCGGCGACCGGGTCGGCCTGCTGTCCGCGACCCGGTACGAGTGGACGGTCTGCGACTACGCGCTCTGGTCGATCGGCGCGGTCAGCGTTCCGGTGTACGACACCGCGAGCGTCGAGCAGGTGGCCTGGATCCTGCGCGACTCCGGCGCCGGCTGGTGCCTCGTCGGCGGCGCGGACGAGGCCCGCGTCGTCGAGACGGCGACCCGGACGATCGGCGGCCCGCCTCCCGTCGTGCTGCGGCTGGACGGCGGTGCGCTGGACCGGCTCGCCGAGCGGGCGGCGGACGTCGACGACGAGGCGTTCGCGCAGCGCCGGAAGGTACCGCCGGAGTCGGTCGCGACGATCATCTACACCAGCGGGACCACCGGGCCGGCCAAGGGCGTGGCGATCACGCATGACAACTTCCTGTCGAACCTGGACGGGTTCCTGGACCGGCTCGGCCCGGTGTTCGCGCCCGGCGGTGCGATCGTGCTGTTCCTGCCGCTCGCCCACATCTTCACCCGCACGATGCAGTGCGCGGCGGTGCTGCGCCAGGTGCGCGTCACCCACCTGCCCCGTACCGCCGAGCTCGCGGCCGGCCTCGCCGCGGTGCGGCCGACGGTGCTGCCGCTGGTCCCCCGGTACATGGAGAAGCTGCGGGACGCGGCGCCGGGTGGCGACGCCGTGGCGGCGCTCGGCGGAAGGTGCGGCGCGATCGTGGTTGGCGGCGCCCCGCACGACGAGCAGCTCGGCCACTTCTACCGGTCCGCCGGGATCGCCGTCTACGAGGGGTACGGGCTGACCGAGGTCGCCGGGCCGGCCACCATCAACGGCCCGGACGCGAGCCGCCCGGGTTCCGTGGGCCGGCCGCTGCCCGGAGTCTCGGTGCGCATCGCCGCCGACGGCGAGGTGCTGGTCCGCGGGGACTGCGTGTTCGGTGGCTACCACCGCAACCCGGCGGCGACGGCCGGCGCCCTGGTGGACGGCTGGTTGCACACCGGCGACATCGGTGTCCTGGACGACGACGGGTTCCTGTCCATCACCGGACGCAAGAAGGATCTGGTGATCACCGCCGGCGGCAAGAACGTCGACGTCACCACGCTGGAGAGCCGGCTGCGGGCACACCCGCTGATCAGCCAGGCGGTGGTGGTCGGCGACCGCCGCCCGTTCGTGTCCTGCCTGGTCGCCCTGGACCCGGCGGTACTGCGCGAGCGCAACCGCGCCGACGGTCCGCTGGACCGGGATCCGGTGCTGCGGGCGGAGATCCAGGCGGCCGTGACCGAGGCCAACCGGGCGGTGTCGCGGCCGGAGTCGATCCGGGCGTTCCGCATCCTGGACGGCGAGCTGACCGTGTCCGGCGGCGAGCTGACCGCGTCGTTGAAGATCCGGCGCGAGACCGTGAACGCCCGCTACCGGGAGGAGATCGACGCGATGTACCGACCGGATTCGTAA
- the paaC gene encoding 1,2-phenylacetyl-CoA epoxidase subunit PaaC — MRSDYVLALADDGLIAAQRLAEWTSRAPELEEDVALANIALDTLGQARLLLSHAGELEGAGRDEDDLAYLRDEQDFRNCQLVELDNGDFAVTIVKLLCFATYQHELYAALRRSTDERLAAIAAKAVTETEYHVDHARLWTLRLGDGTPEAHRRMTDALARIWPYTHELFEAGWIDPELLAEGVAVDPATLREPWLSTVDKTLVEATLAVPDDDWAPSGGRHGVHTEVMGYLLAEMQYLHRAHPGATW, encoded by the coding sequence GTGAGATCCGACTACGTGCTGGCGCTGGCCGACGACGGCCTGATCGCCGCGCAGCGGCTCGCCGAGTGGACGTCCCGCGCACCGGAGCTGGAGGAGGACGTCGCGCTGGCGAACATCGCCCTGGACACCCTGGGCCAGGCGCGGCTGCTGTTGAGCCATGCCGGAGAGCTGGAGGGTGCCGGCCGGGACGAGGACGATCTCGCCTACCTCCGCGACGAGCAGGACTTCCGCAACTGCCAGCTGGTCGAGCTGGACAACGGTGACTTCGCGGTGACGATCGTGAAGTTGCTGTGCTTCGCGACCTACCAGCACGAGCTGTACGCGGCGCTGCGGCGCAGCACCGACGAGCGGCTCGCCGCGATCGCGGCGAAGGCGGTCACCGAGACCGAGTACCACGTCGACCACGCCCGGCTGTGGACGCTGCGGCTCGGCGACGGTACCCCCGAGGCGCACCGGCGGATGACTGACGCGCTCGCCCGGATCTGGCCCTACACGCACGAGCTGTTCGAGGCCGGCTGGATCGATCCGGAGCTGCTGGCCGAAGGGGTCGCGGTCGATCCGGCCACCCTGCGCGAGCCCTGGCTGTCCACAGTGGACAAAACCCTGGTCGAGGCGACGCTGGCGGTACCGGACGACGACTGGGCACCGAGCGGCGGCCGGCACGGGGTGCACACCGAGGTGATGGGCTACCTGCTCGCGGAGATGCAGTACCTGCACCGGGCGCACCCGGGTGCGACATGGTGA
- the paaB gene encoding 1,2-phenylacetyl-CoA epoxidase subunit PaaB, translated as MTVENGQSTVDSQDWPLWEVFVRPRRGLAHSHVGSLHASDAELAVRNARDLYTRRQEGVSIWVVPAAAITASSPDEKDAFFAPAGDKVYRHPTFYPVPEGVEHL; from the coding sequence ATGACCGTCGAGAACGGACAGTCCACAGTGGATAGTCAGGACTGGCCGCTGTGGGAGGTGTTCGTCCGCCCCCGGCGCGGGCTGGCCCACTCGCACGTGGGCAGCCTGCACGCCTCCGACGCGGAGCTCGCGGTGCGCAACGCGCGCGACCTGTACACCAGGCGGCAGGAGGGCGTGTCGATCTGGGTGGTGCCGGCGGCGGCGATCACCGCGTCCAGCCCGGACGAGAAGGACGCGTTCTTCGCCCCGGCCGGCGACAAGGTCTACCGGCACCCGACGTTCTATCCGGTACCGGAGGGGGTCGAGCACCTGTGA
- a CDS encoding ABC transporter substrate-binding protein, translating into MGVRRMLAGLAIPAVLLVLAAACTSDGGKSVSAAPIRIGFIADMSGNQKGIGRSMRDGLDLYLKLHDGRLGGRRVQVVQRDAGDDPTSTKAAKAEQSLLNQRDLLAITGISDVRTVLAMQKPVTERKLPLVSTLACTDQVPDLTYLWCASNLTSDPPEALGAYVAKHAGGRVYVLGTDLGPAKGDTTQTFVRTFKAAGGKLANPDGQPTYAPYSDKASYRSYLTEAQQNGAKAIYVWATGMQAVQFVKEYQKLDLKSQGIKVYASGPLTCCDLLQVEGSAALGIYSSLDYTPTLDNDANREFVVAYQHAYGTAPNEPAAYGYSAASILDQAISSVTADGTTLTGKAVNTAIANLGIQNDPRGSWQFSKKHAPVQKFYLRQVRMDGSVLSNVLVNELPTIGE; encoded by the coding sequence TTGGGCGTCAGGAGAATGCTGGCCGGGCTCGCGATACCAGCTGTACTGCTGGTCCTGGCGGCCGCCTGCACCAGCGACGGCGGCAAGAGCGTGTCGGCCGCCCCGATCCGGATCGGCTTCATCGCCGACATGTCCGGGAACCAGAAGGGCATCGGCCGGTCCATGCGGGACGGCCTCGACCTGTACCTCAAGCTGCACGACGGGCGGCTCGGCGGGCGTCGGGTCCAGGTCGTGCAGCGCGACGCCGGCGACGACCCCACCAGTACCAAGGCGGCCAAGGCGGAGCAGAGCCTGCTGAACCAGCGGGATCTGCTCGCCATCACCGGCATCAGCGACGTGCGCACCGTGCTCGCCATGCAGAAGCCGGTCACCGAGCGCAAGCTGCCGCTGGTCAGCACGCTGGCCTGCACCGACCAGGTACCCGACCTCACCTACCTGTGGTGCGCTTCCAACCTCACCTCCGATCCGCCGGAGGCGCTCGGCGCGTACGTCGCCAAGCACGCGGGCGGGCGGGTCTACGTCCTCGGTACCGATCTCGGCCCCGCCAAGGGCGACACCACGCAGACGTTCGTCCGCACCTTCAAGGCCGCCGGCGGCAAGCTCGCCAACCCCGACGGGCAGCCCACCTACGCGCCGTACAGCGACAAGGCCAGCTACCGCTCCTACCTGACCGAGGCGCAACAGAACGGCGCCAAGGCCATCTACGTCTGGGCGACCGGGATGCAGGCGGTCCAGTTCGTCAAGGAGTACCAGAAGCTCGACCTGAAGTCGCAGGGCATCAAGGTGTACGCCTCGGGGCCGCTCACCTGCTGCGATCTGCTGCAGGTCGAGGGGTCCGCGGCGCTGGGCATCTACAGCTCGCTGGACTACACGCCGACGCTGGACAACGACGCGAACCGGGAGTTCGTGGTCGCCTACCAGCACGCGTACGGGACCGCGCCGAACGAGCCCGCGGCGTACGGCTACAGCGCGGCATCCATTCTCGACCAGGCGATCTCGTCGGTGACCGCGGACGGCACGACGCTGACCGGCAAGGCGGTGAACACCGCGATCGCCAACCTCGGCATCCAGAACGACCCGCGCGGAAGTTGGCAGTTCAGCAAGAAGCACGCGCCGGTGCAGAAGTTCTACCTGCGTCAGGTGCGGATGGACGGCTCCGTGCTGTCCAACGTCCTCGTCAACGAGCTACCCACGATCGGGGAGTGA
- a CDS encoding PaaI family thioesterase, giving the protein MQSFDPNAIAGIGPLGPAVERTGIEIRQADPERVVGSMPVAGNTQSYGMLHGGVSCVLAETLGTMAAALHAGPQRRAVGVEINATHHRPALRGTITGTATPVHRGDTLATYRIVLTDDDGRTVCTARLTCLIRDLPRSSTAAREDEISAR; this is encoded by the coding sequence GTGCAGTCGTTCGATCCGAACGCCATCGCCGGCATCGGCCCGCTCGGCCCGGCCGTCGAACGTACCGGCATCGAGATCCGGCAGGCCGACCCGGAACGCGTGGTCGGCAGCATGCCCGTAGCCGGCAACACGCAGTCGTACGGGATGCTGCACGGCGGCGTGTCCTGCGTGCTCGCCGAGACGCTCGGAACCATGGCTGCGGCCCTGCATGCAGGCCCGCAGCGGCGCGCGGTCGGGGTCGAGATCAACGCCACGCACCACCGGCCCGCGCTGCGCGGCACCATCACCGGGACGGCGACCCCGGTGCATCGCGGCGACACGCTGGCCACGTACCGGATCGTGCTCACCGACGACGACGGCCGGACGGTCTGCACGGCCCGACTGACCTGTCTGATCCGAGATCTCCCTAGATCTTCGACGGCGGCCCGCGAGGACGAGATCTCGGCGCGGTAA